Sequence from the Flavobacterium sp. TR2 genome:
TTTTCCGTCCTTGCATTCAAGCCATGCATTGTAATAGCTGCTGTCCTGCAGGATTTCGAAAACTGTGTCTCTTACAACTACTTTGGTCGTAATTGTGTTTACTTCTGATTTTTCAGGTAAAGGAACGCCGCTGCTTTTACAGGAGACTAGCGTTCCAATGGCCAAAAACAAAAAACTAAAGTAAAATAAGCAGAGTGTGATTTTATTGGGTTTATTCTTCATGTTTAATTGCTTTTTAAATGGGCTTTAAAATCTGATAAAACCCTTCATTTGTGATATTTTGCGATCGTATCGCCTTGCGACTTCATAACCTTCACGGCTTCCTATATTATTGGTATTTCCTTCAATGGTCTGCAGCTTTCCGTTTGGCAGAAGCTTTTCGACAAATCCGGTATGTCCTGCGCCTTTGCCAAAATCCATAATAAAAAAGTCTCCTGGCTGCGGTGTGGCTACTCTGTATTTTGCCATCTTGCTGTACATATCCAAAACACCGGCTGTTTTTGCAAGTGGGTTTTCAACGTTCAGCTCAGTCGAGGCTGATTTTACTGACCAATAAACGAAAGCCATGCACCACGCATAACCCTTTCCTAGTCCCACTGATTTGAGATATTTTTCAACCGCTGGTCCAGCATTGCTGTTTTTGGGTATT
This genomic interval carries:
- a CDS encoding CHAP domain-containing protein; its protein translation is MTLRNKALEIAQSQIGVQEIPKNSNAGPAVEKYLKSVGLGKGYAWCMAFVYWSVKSASTELNVENPLAKTAGVLDMYSKMAKYRVATPQPGDFFIMDFGKGAGHTGFVEKLLPNGKLQTIEGNTNNIGSREGYEVARRYDRKISQMKGFIRF